From Planococcus halocryophilus, the proteins below share one genomic window:
- a CDS encoding DUF4256 domain-containing protein: MTKKKALSTEQYDELLASLKDRFDQNIERHESLEWEPIQQKLEAHPYKLWSLFEMERTGGEPDVVGYDQENDEYIFFDCSAESPSGRRSVCYDQKALDARKKNKPESSAMTMAADMGIELLTEEQYRALQKLGTIDLKTSSWVLTPSEVRDRGGALFCDFRYGQVFLYHNGADSYYGARGFRGMMRV; this comes from the coding sequence ATGACTAAGAAAAAAGCTTTATCTACAGAGCAATACGATGAATTGTTAGCTAGTTTAAAAGATCGATTCGACCAAAATATAGAACGCCACGAATCACTCGAGTGGGAACCCATTCAGCAAAAACTAGAAGCCCATCCGTACAAATTATGGTCACTTTTTGAAATGGAGCGGACAGGCGGAGAACCTGACGTTGTGGGCTACGATCAAGAGAACGATGAATACATTTTTTTTGATTGTTCTGCAGAAAGCCCAAGTGGACGGAGAAGCGTCTGTTACGACCAGAAAGCACTCGATGCACGGAAGAAAAACAAACCTGAAAGTAGCGCGATGACCATGGCTGCTGACATGGGCATTGAACTCTTAACCGAAGAACAATACCGCGCATTGCAAAAGCTTGGCACTATTGATTTAAAAACATCTAGTTGGGTGTTAACACCATCAGAAGTACGAGATCGCGGCGGTGCTTTGTTCTGCGACTTCCGCTATGGCCAAGTTTTTTTGTACCATAATGGAGCAGATTCATATTACGGAGCTAGAGGATTTAGAGGAATGATGAGGGTTTAA
- a CDS encoding ATP-binding cassette domain-containing protein, translating into MATEGKLSNVTLKFRKSEALKDISLTFEPGKIYGLIGRNGAGKTVLLSLLAAFREPTTGQVEIDGEPVFENADKMQQVSFIYTKNYEEEYENIPLILKFSERYRPNFDKDYAHRLLKRFKLPLDKPINKLSKGMQAALNVVIGLASRTPLTIFDEVYLGMDAPTRVIFYEELLADQAEYPRTFILSTHLVSEMDYLFDHVVIIHEGRLLLDNDYETISTQGVSITGAVDRVDAFVSGRKILNEQKLGDTKSVMTYGALSEEDRLSAQDQGLAVGPLSLQDLFIHLTEEAH; encoded by the coding sequence ATGGCTACCGAAGGTAAATTGAGCAATGTTACATTGAAATTCCGAAAATCAGAAGCGTTAAAAGATATTTCCCTAACATTTGAACCGGGTAAGATTTATGGTCTTATTGGACGTAATGGTGCTGGTAAAACTGTCCTTCTTTCCTTGCTAGCCGCATTTCGAGAACCGACTACAGGACAAGTAGAAATTGATGGAGAACCTGTCTTTGAAAACGCTGATAAAATGCAACAAGTTTCGTTTATTTACACCAAAAATTATGAAGAAGAATATGAGAATATTCCATTAATACTGAAGTTTTCGGAACGCTATAGACCGAACTTTGATAAAGACTATGCACATCGTTTGCTAAAGCGCTTTAAGCTACCATTAGATAAGCCGATTAACAAATTGTCTAAAGGTATGCAGGCAGCATTAAACGTGGTGATTGGTCTCGCAAGCCGTACACCACTTACTATCTTCGATGAAGTTTATCTTGGAATGGATGCCCCGACACGCGTAATTTTTTACGAAGAACTTTTAGCAGATCAAGCAGAGTATCCTCGAACCTTTATTCTTTCAACTCATCTCGTTTCAGAAATGGATTATCTTTTTGACCATGTCGTCATTATTCATGAAGGTCGTTTGCTGCTGGATAATGATTATGAAACTATTTCTACTCAAGGCGTTTCGATTACAGGAGCTGTAGACCGGGTCGATGCTTTTGTGTCTGGCAGGAAAATCTTGAACGAGCAAAAACTTGGCGATACTAAATCGGTAATGACTTACGGCGCATTAAGCGAAGAAGATCGGCTTTCAGCACAAGACCAAGGTTTAGCAGTTGGCCCCCTATCTTTGCAAGACCTGTTTATTCATTTAACAGAGGAGGCACATTAA
- a CDS encoding GntR family transcriptional regulator — translation MSNVFDSNKPIFLQVRELIEDQIVNDQLKEGDQAPSTNQLVSFYKINHATVSKGINQLVEEGILYKKRGIGMFVAEGAKQTLMGQRKEAFVANYVQGLVQEANKLGITQVEIIRLIKNTKGREV, via the coding sequence GTGAGTAATGTGTTTGATTCGAATAAGCCGATTTTTTTGCAAGTTCGTGAATTAATCGAAGACCAAATCGTGAATGATCAACTAAAAGAAGGCGATCAAGCACCGTCAACCAATCAACTTGTCAGCTTTTATAAAATTAATCATGCTACCGTTTCTAAAGGGATCAACCAGTTGGTAGAAGAAGGTATTTTATATAAGAAAAGAGGAATTGGCATGTTTGTCGCAGAAGGCGCTAAACAAACCTTGATGGGACAACGAAAAGAGGCATTTGTCGCTAATTACGTCCAAGGTCTTGTTCAAGAAGCAAATAAGCTTGGCATTACGCAAGTTGAAATCATCAGACTGATCAAAAACACGAAAGGACGTGAAGTTTGA
- a CDS encoding MDR family MFS transporter → MYNKKQSNIKVVIGGLLLAILVAAMDNTIVTTALPSIVGELGGVDKFVWVTSAYLVAQMAGMPIFGKLSDMYGRKRFFIFGLVVFMIGSVLCGTADTINELIIYRAIQGIGGGALMPIAFTIMFDVVPLKHRGKMSGMFGAVFGISSVFGPLLGAYITEYINWTWVFYINIPLGLIAFIMVAFFYKESLEHAKQKIDWLGAFTLVGAVVSLMFAVELGGKEFAWVSPQSFGLFASFAVLTTIFIIAERRAAEPVIDFSMFKERLFATSGLISIFSGAAFITASVYIPFYIQGVQGGDATNAGFVLLPMMVGSVVSASIGGALMTKFNYRSFLIPTLALLTVGMILLATLSIDTSRFMVVLFMILVGLGIGASFSVIPSAAIHPFSIRKRGAATSTVSFLRTFGMTIGITVFGIIQSQLFTRNLTESFGAEAAKFSGDSRALLSPEARANIPSEITDQLIAALSSSISSTFFWAIVPAFLALLSAFLMSKEKLADKIE, encoded by the coding sequence ATGTATAACAAAAAGCAAAGTAATATTAAAGTGGTCATCGGCGGATTGCTGCTAGCCATTTTAGTAGCAGCGATGGATAACACAATTGTCACTACAGCTCTTCCATCAATTGTAGGAGAACTTGGCGGAGTGGATAAATTTGTTTGGGTTACCTCAGCTTATTTAGTAGCGCAAATGGCAGGGATGCCAATTTTCGGTAAACTGTCGGATATGTACGGACGTAAACGATTTTTCATTTTTGGTTTGGTCGTCTTTATGATTGGATCGGTTCTATGTGGTACTGCCGACACCATCAATGAATTGATCATTTACCGCGCGATTCAAGGAATTGGTGGCGGCGCGTTAATGCCAATTGCATTCACGATTATGTTTGATGTTGTTCCTTTAAAACATCGCGGCAAAATGAGTGGCATGTTCGGTGCTGTATTTGGCATTTCCAGTGTCTTCGGACCATTACTTGGCGCTTATATTACAGAATACATCAATTGGACTTGGGTTTTTTATATCAACATTCCCCTTGGTTTAATCGCTTTTATCATGGTCGCATTTTTCTATAAAGAGTCTCTCGAACATGCTAAGCAAAAAATCGACTGGCTTGGCGCTTTTACTTTAGTGGGTGCTGTTGTCTCCTTAATGTTCGCAGTTGAACTCGGTGGCAAAGAATTCGCTTGGGTGTCTCCTCAAAGCTTCGGCTTATTCGCTAGCTTTGCAGTGTTAACAACTATCTTTATCATAGCTGAGCGTCGCGCGGCAGAACCTGTTATCGACTTTAGTATGTTTAAAGAGCGCTTGTTTGCAACAAGCGGACTTATCTCTATATTTAGCGGGGCCGCTTTCATTACCGCTTCTGTTTACATTCCTTTCTATATTCAAGGCGTTCAAGGTGGCGACGCGACGAATGCAGGATTTGTTCTACTTCCTATGATGGTCGGGTCAGTTGTTAGTGCTTCTATCGGCGGGGCTTTGATGACTAAGTTTAACTATCGCTCGTTCTTGATTCCTACACTTGCTTTATTGACAGTCGGAATGATTTTGCTTGCAACATTATCTATTGATACTTCTAGATTTATGGTTGTGCTATTTATGATTCTCGTTGGACTTGGCATTGGCGCATCGTTCTCGGTGATTCCTTCAGCCGCAATCCATCCATTTTCGATTCGGAAGCGTGGTGCGGCAACGTCCACGGTCAGCTTTTTGCGAACATTCGGTATGACCATTGGTATTACGGTTTTTGGGATTATCCAAAGCCAATTGTTCACGCGAAACTTAACGGAAAGTTTCGGTGCAGAGGCAGCCAAGTTTTCAGGTGATTCTCGTGCACTACTTTCTCCTGAAGCACGTGCGAACATCCCTTCCGAAATTACAGATCAATTAATAGCTGCTTTATCTTCTTCTATATCAAGTACTTTCTTTTGGGCTATCGTTCCTGCTTTTCTTGCACTTTTGTCAGCATTTTTGATGAGCAAAGAAAAACTTGCAGATAAGATTGAGTAA
- a CDS encoding acyl-CoA dehydrogenase family protein produces MDFSFTQEQEMLRNTTRGFVDKEIMPFIEEWDRTGKSDPAIYGKLADLGLMGVCIPEAYGGSGMDYNSLAIVCEELERGDTAFRTAVSVHTGLNSLTILQWGTEEQKQRYLIPQAKGEKVGAFGLTEPSAGSDVAAMKSTAVMQGDHYLLNGQKTWISLCDVADHFIVFAYTGNQTEKHSAISAFIVERTWPGFSSKAIKGKHGIRAGNTGELFFEDVKVPKENLLGKEGEGFKIAMSALDNGRFTVAAGAVGQIMACLEASVSYCRQRQTFGKEIGRHQLVQQMIANMEAGFQMSRLLVYRAGELKNQGKRNTRETSLAKWQACDFAYKAADDAFQIHGAYGYSDEYPVSRYLRNSKAPVIYEGTREIHTIMQAEYALGYKEDKTLSHTLPAWEQQNSASE; encoded by the coding sequence ATGGACTTTTCATTTACACAAGAACAGGAAATGCTACGAAATACAACACGCGGATTTGTGGATAAAGAAATTATGCCGTTTATCGAAGAATGGGACCGTACAGGTAAATCAGATCCTGCCATTTACGGTAAACTCGCAGACCTTGGATTGATGGGCGTTTGCATTCCAGAAGCTTACGGCGGCAGTGGCATGGATTATAATTCGCTCGCAATTGTTTGCGAAGAACTTGAACGTGGGGACACGGCATTTCGCACCGCCGTTTCAGTTCATACGGGGTTGAATAGCTTGACCATTCTTCAATGGGGAACAGAAGAACAAAAGCAGCGATATTTAATCCCGCAAGCGAAAGGCGAGAAAGTCGGAGCTTTTGGATTGACGGAACCAAGTGCTGGGTCAGATGTGGCAGCGATGAAATCGACCGCTGTAATGCAAGGCGATCATTATTTGCTAAACGGACAGAAAACTTGGATTTCGTTATGCGATGTAGCAGATCATTTTATCGTATTTGCTTATACAGGTAACCAGACAGAAAAACATAGTGCCATTTCTGCATTTATTGTCGAACGCACATGGCCAGGATTTTCTTCTAAAGCGATTAAAGGCAAACACGGAATTCGCGCAGGTAATACCGGGGAACTGTTTTTCGAAGATGTCAAAGTACCAAAAGAGAATTTGCTAGGGAAAGAAGGAGAAGGATTTAAAATCGCGATGTCAGCGCTCGATAATGGACGATTCACCGTTGCTGCAGGAGCGGTGGGACAAATCATGGCATGCTTAGAAGCGAGTGTGAGTTATTGCCGACAACGTCAAACATTCGGCAAAGAAATCGGACGTCATCAGCTTGTTCAACAAATGATTGCGAACATGGAAGCTGGATTTCAAATGAGCCGTCTGCTCGTTTATCGTGCGGGTGAGCTGAAAAATCAAGGGAAACGCAATACACGCGAAACCTCATTGGCGAAGTGGCAAGCATGTGACTTTGCCTATAAAGCAGCAGATGATGCTTTTCAAATTCACGGCGCTTATGGTTATTCCGATGAATATCCAGTGAGTCGCTATTTACGTAACTCGAAAGCACCAGTTATTTATGAAGGAACACGTGAAATCCATACCATTATGCAAGCAGAATATGCTTTAGGTTATAAAGAAGATAAAACCCTATCACACACATTGCCAGCTTGGGAACAGCAAAACAGTGCCAGTGAATAA
- a CDS encoding PspA/IM30 family protein, whose product MEILKRFKDIMTSNIHALLDKAEDPEKMIDQYLRDLNSDLGKVKSETAAIMAAEKRERRELGEVEKEIDDMQRYAVKALEAGNEDDARKFLQRKAELSEKLTDKKTAVELAAANTQQMRQMHDKLEADIGELESRRSELKGKAAVAKTQKRMNDFASSADGAGERISAFDKMEQKINQELDKANAMSELNKRSGTDIKDLASKYDNDSSVDNELESLKAGINVDDELAALKTQLGKDK is encoded by the coding sequence ATGGAAATTTTAAAGCGATTTAAAGATATTATGACGAGCAATATTCATGCACTTTTAGACAAGGCGGAAGATCCGGAGAAAATGATTGATCAGTATTTGCGTGACTTGAATAGCGACTTGGGTAAAGTGAAATCAGAAACAGCTGCGATTATGGCAGCTGAAAAACGAGAACGCCGTGAACTTGGTGAAGTTGAAAAAGAAATCGATGATATGCAGCGCTATGCCGTAAAAGCATTAGAGGCAGGCAATGAAGACGATGCCCGTAAATTTTTGCAGCGTAAAGCAGAGCTTTCGGAAAAACTAACAGACAAAAAGACTGCTGTCGAACTAGCAGCTGCTAACACTCAGCAAATGCGCCAAATGCATGACAAGTTGGAAGCGGATATCGGCGAACTTGAATCTCGTCGCTCAGAACTAAAAGGCAAAGCGGCTGTAGCGAAAACACAAAAACGCATGAACGATTTTGCATCGTCAGCCGATGGAGCAGGCGAACGAATTTCTGCTTTTGATAAAATGGAACAAAAAATCAACCAGGAGCTTGATAAAGCAAATGCTATGTCCGAATTAAATAAAAGATCGGGAACTGATATTAAAGATTTAGCATCAAAATACGACAACGACTCATCTGTTGATAACGAGTTGGAATCGCTAAAAGCAGGCATCAATGTAGATGATGAATTAGCAGCATTAAAAACTCAATTAGGCAAAGACAAATGA
- a CDS encoding TFIIB-type zinc ribbon-containing protein, protein MVIQYKCPNCGSDMAYDSESGHLSCPNCGRQDDIETFPEMNIIRKFDPDEAKEYHCENCGAVILTEAETTATHCSFCGAPVLLADRLTGDLAPAKVIPFTISKEEAVAAFKKWTKNGRLTPRGFTSGDRIKKMTGMYVPFWLYDIEGKADVAALATRVRSYTTGDTIYTETDFYDVRRELDLSYLKVPADASEKMDDELMDKLEPYNYGELKDFKMPYLAGYLAEKYDYDDEALFSRIESKIVPYIDSYIGSTISGYSTVSYTQKQIHTNKKNVYYTLLPVWMVYYDFDNKEHTFAMNGQTGKVVGKPPISAFKVIAWFTAIAASTFAIVKAISFAVGGVFW, encoded by the coding sequence GTGGTCATTCAATATAAATGTCCAAACTGTGGCTCGGATATGGCATACGACAGTGAATCAGGCCATCTTTCCTGTCCGAACTGTGGCAGACAAGATGACATCGAAACATTTCCGGAAATGAATATTATTCGGAAGTTCGATCCAGATGAAGCGAAAGAATACCATTGTGAAAACTGCGGAGCGGTTATTTTAACAGAAGCAGAAACCACCGCAACCCATTGTAGTTTTTGTGGTGCACCGGTGTTATTAGCGGATCGGCTGACGGGTGACTTGGCTCCTGCTAAAGTGATTCCTTTTACCATTAGTAAGGAAGAAGCTGTCGCTGCTTTTAAAAAATGGACAAAAAACGGTAGATTAACGCCGAGAGGATTTACAAGTGGAGATCGCATTAAAAAAATGACAGGCATGTATGTGCCATTTTGGTTATATGATATTGAAGGAAAAGCTGACGTAGCTGCACTCGCAACGAGAGTTCGTAGCTATACGACAGGCGACACGATTTACACAGAGACCGATTTTTATGATGTTCGCCGGGAACTAGATCTCAGCTATTTAAAAGTACCAGCAGATGCATCAGAGAAAATGGACGATGAGTTGATGGATAAACTGGAACCTTATAACTACGGAGAGCTGAAAGATTTTAAAATGCCTTATTTAGCAGGCTATCTTGCGGAAAAATACGATTATGATGATGAAGCATTGTTCTCGCGAATCGAATCGAAAATCGTTCCGTATATCGATTCGTATATAGGCAGCACCATTTCAGGATACTCAACCGTTAGCTATACTCAGAAGCAAATTCACACCAACAAAAAAAACGTCTACTATACGCTGCTTCCCGTATGGATGGTTTATTACGACTTTGATAACAAAGAACATACTTTTGCGATGAACGGTCAAACCGGTAAAGTGGTCGGCAAGCCACCGATTAGTGCATTCAAAGTCATAGCCTGGTTCACGGCAATCGCAGCTTCCACATTTGCTATCGTAAAAGCAATTTCGTTTGCTGTGGGAGGTGTTTTTTGGTGA